The Thermoplasmataceae archaeon genome has a segment encoding these proteins:
- a CDS encoding 30S ribosomal protein S4 — MGDPKFPHKKFSKPRHPWEKTRIDEEKEVVKKYGLKNKRELWRTQSILESFRAQARYLQAKIRYNDERATNQFRLMIKRLSRYSILGDNASLDDVLSLNLESILERRFQTLVAKKNLARTPKQARQLITHGHVFLNGRRVTIPGILVEGTEEDSIQYSAGSPLLDELHPIRQSILGVSGTAEDEKEPEEKMTDEDNADEKVNESEAEEKGDAQ, encoded by the coding sequence ATGGGTGATCCTAAATTTCCGCATAAGAAATTCTCAAAGCCACGGCATCCGTGGGAAAAGACAAGAATAGACGAGGAGAAAGAGGTCGTCAAGAAGTATGGGCTCAAGAATAAGAGGGAGCTGTGGAGAACGCAGTCCATACTGGAATCTTTCAGGGCACAAGCCAGGTATCTTCAGGCAAAGATCAGATACAACGACGAGAGGGCTACAAACCAGTTCCGATTAATGATAAAGAGGCTAAGCAGATACAGTATCCTTGGAGACAACGCTTCACTGGACGACGTACTCTCACTGAATCTTGAAAGTATCCTTGAAAGGAGGTTTCAGACACTTGTTGCCAAGAAGAATCTTGCGAGAACCCCAAAGCAAGCCAGACAACTCATTACACATGGGCACGTCTTCCTAAATGGTAGAAGGGTTACTATTCCTGGTATACTGGTGGAAGGAACTGAGGAAGATTCGATACAATATTCTGCGGGATCGCCACTGCTTGATGAACTTCACCCCATAAGGCAAAGCATACTCGGGGTAAGCGGCACTGCCGAGGACGAGAAGGAACCTGAAGAAAAGATGACCGATGAAGATAATGCCGATGAAAAAGTCAATGAAAGTGAAGCCGAAGAAAAGGGTGATGCTCAGTGA
- a CDS encoding 30S ribosomal protein S11: MNKTGVAHIFASQNNTIILVTDTTGAETLAKATGGMVVKNDRDESSPYAAMKAADLVAEKLREKEITELIIRVRAPGGNKSKIPGPGAQSAIRALSRAGFRILRIEEVTPVPHDGTKKKGGKRGRRV; this comes from the coding sequence GTGAATAAGACTGGAGTCGCCCATATATTTGCATCGCAAAACAACACCATAATCCTGGTTACGGATACTACCGGCGCTGAGACGCTTGCCAAGGCAACAGGCGGCATGGTAGTGAAGAATGACAGGGACGAATCAAGCCCATATGCTGCCATGAAGGCTGCTGATCTTGTTGCGGAAAAACTCAGAGAGAAAGAGATCACCGAACTGATAATCAGGGTAAGGGCGCCAGGAGGAAACAAGTCAAAGATTCCAGGCCCGGGGGCGCAATCTGCCATAAGAGCCCTGTCAAGAGCTGGGTTCAGGATCCTCAGAATTGAGGAAGTGACCCCTGTTCCCCATGATGGAACGAAGA